TATTGTTACTACATCACCTAATTCCCCATCCCGACACCCGCACTTGGCTACTACTAGCAGCAGCTTCAACACTGGCGGGAAATCTCACTTTGCTGGGTTCAGTGGCAAACTTAATTGTGGCGGAAGCTGTTGCCAAACAGGGATATCGGCTTACTTTTGGGGAACATTTGCGATTTGGGCTACCGCTAACTGCTATCACCTTGGTACTTACCTATTTTTGGATTTAGAGTCATGGGCCACTTTGTAACCTTCAACAAATTACACCAGGGACGCTGGTAAGGAAATTGTGAGTTTGTGAAAGTAGAATTACTATGTTTTGAGACAGCAAAGTGTCAATTATTGGGTTGCACAATACGCATTTCAATATCTTCCAATGTTTGTAACAATAAGCTCCTTGCCTGTAATTGCCAACCCCATTTCTGAATTCTGTAAGCTGATACAGTCCCAACTATAGCTGCTAACAAACAGAACGGTTGATTTAAAGAAATTCCGAATAACAAACCCAATCCAGCAATTCCCCAAAATGGTAAGGCTACCGTTTGTCTTTGTTCTTCCACAATTTGAGTAACTAGATTAGATTTCTTATTAGCTAATAATGCTTCTTTAACTTGTCGCTGTTCAGCCGCCGAAACTGTTAAACCTATTTTACGGCGTAGTTTTTCCATTTTGCGGGCATCAGTGCTGTACTCAGTTAACTCATCTTCTGCCATTTTCAGCAGTCGTTCTAGTTGCGCCATTATTTATTACATCCAGTATTCTAATACACCTATTAGCCTAAATAATTGTTAACTTTTATTGACTATAGCGTTGTATTTAATCGCTAAATTTAAAGTTACACGACAGAATGAAAAATCTAAAATTGAATATGGGAAAGATATGCAAACGGTTACGCACTTACAAATTATAAACTTAAAAGGTAATATTTATGACTACAGTATCTAAAAGCACTTTATCTCCATCTGCCCAAGAACGATCGCTAATCTTGTGGTTTGATGAAGTTGGTATTGCTGATATCCCTTTAGTTGGGGGTAAAAATGCCTCACTGGGCGAAATGATTCAACAGCTAACGCCTAAAGGGATTAACGTTCCTACCGGATTTGCTACTACTGCTTATGCTTATCGTCATTTCATCCAATCAGCCGGGTTAGAAGCAAAGTTACGCAAACTCTTTGCCGACTTGGATGTTGAGGATGTCAAAAATTTACGCGAACGGGGAAAAAAAGCGCGATCGCTATTAATCCACACCCCATTTCCTATAGAATTGCGAGAGGCGATCGCTACAGCCTACCATAATCTTTGCGAACAATACCATGCAGAGACAGATGTGGCAGTCCGTTCTAGTGCCACCGCTGAAGACTTACCGGATGCTAGTTTTGCCGGACAGCAAGAAACTTACCTCAACGTTGTTGGTGCTGAAGGGGTTTTAGCAGCTTGTCATAAATGCTTTGCTTCCATATTTACTGACCGCGCTATTTCTTATCGCCACACTAAGGGATTTGACCACTTTAGCATTGCCCTTGCCGTTGGTGTGCAAAAAATGGTGCGCTCTGACTTAGCAACCTCTGGGGTGATGTTCTCCATTGACACAGAAACCGGATTTAAGGATGCAGCACTGATTACAGCCGCTTATGGTTTAGGTGAAAACGTTGTCCAAGGGTCTGTAAATCCCGATGAATATTATGTTTTTAAACCAACTTTAAAAGCTGGTTTCCGCCCAATTATCGATAAAAAATTGGGCAGCAAAGAACTGAAAATGATTTATGATGACGGTTCTAAATTTACGAAAAATGTGTCCGTTTCGCCCAGCGACAGAGGCAAGTTCGCCCTGAGTGATGAAGAGATTTTACAACTAGGAACTTGGGCGTGTTTAATTGAAGATCATTATTCTCAAGTCCACGGTATTTTCACTCCAATGGATATTGAGTGGGCAAAAGATGGAATTACTAACCAACTTTTTATTGTGCAAGCGCGTCCCGAAACCGTCCAGTCGCAGAAGACAGGAAATGTGCTGCGGAGTTATCGCTTGGTATTGGGGAATCGGGAATGGGGAATCGGGAATGGGGAAAAATCTTCCCACTCCTCACTCGCTGATTCCCAATCCCCAATTCCCCTGGTTACGGGAAGTGCAATTGGAGAAGCGATTAGTCAAGGGAAAGCCCGCCTAATTTTAGATGTTCAAAAACTCGAACAGTTTCAACCTGGGGAAGTTTTGGTGACAGAAAGAACTGACCCCGATTGGGAACCAATTATGAAACGCGCCAGTGCAATTGTCACCAACTCTGGTGGTAGAACATGCCATGCCGCAATTATTGCGCGAGAATTGGGTGTACCTGCGATCGTGGGATGTGGCAATGCTACAGAAATTTTGAAACCTGGTCAAGAGGTGACAATTTCTTGCGCCGAAGGAGAAGAAGGAAAAGTTTATGCAGGTTTATTACCTTTTGAAGTTGAAGAAGTTCCTTTAGAAAACTTACCGCGTACTCATACTCAAATTTTAATGAATGTGGGTAATCCCCAAGAAGCATTAAGTTTATCGGCAATTCCTAACGATGGCGTAGGTTTAGCAAGGACAGAATTTATCATTGCTAACCAAATCCAAATTCATCCAATGGCGCTGATTCATTATGAATTATTAAAAGATGAATTTGTCAAAGCTAAAATTGCTGATATTACCTCACTTTATGACGATAAACCTCAATATTTTGTAGATAAATTAGCTCAAGGGATAGGTCGAATTGCGGCGGCATTTTATCCCAAACCAGTAATTGTTAGAATGTCAGATTTCAAAAGTAATGAATATGCCAATTTATTAGGTGGGCGACAGTTTGAACCAAATGAAGAAAACCCGATGTTAGGTTGGCGAGGAGCGGCGCGTTACTATGATGAAGGCTACAGAGAAGCTTTTGCTTTAGAATGTCATGCCCTTAAACGGGTACGGGAAGAGATGGGTTTAACAAATGTTATTCCGATGATTCCTTTTTGTCGAACTCCTGATGAGGGGCGGTTGGTTTTGACAGAGATGGCAAAAAATGGTTTAAAGCAGGGTGTTGACGGCTTACAGGTTTATGTGATGTGTGAGTTGCCGAGTAATGTGATTCTGGCTGAGGAATTTGCTGAGGTATTTGATGGCTTCTCCATTGGTTCAAATGATTTAACTCAACTGACGCTAGGGATAGATAGGGATTCGGCATTGGTAGCGAGATTGTTTGATGAACGCAGTCCAGCGGTTAAACGAATGGTAAAAATGGCCATAGAAGCGGCGAAAAAATGCGATCGCAAAATCGGCATTTGTGGACAAGCACCCAGCGACTATCCAGAATTTGCTCAGTTTTTAGTTGAACAGGGAATTGATTCAATCAGTCTGAATCCAGATTCGGTTTTAAAGACAATGCTAGAAGTGGCAAAAGCTGAGGGTAATAATTCGTAATTCGAGTAATTTATGCCAGCTAGAGACCGTTACCACGAGAACTTAAAGAATGCGCTATTTTTGAGGAAGAACCGCTTGGTAAACTTATATTGGAAGACTACAAAATTCCCCTGATCGTTTTCAATCCAAAGCGAGAGGTTATAGTCCGATGGATACTCTGGAACAATACAGACAGATAATTTGCACCATTCTTACTGAACACACGAAAATTCCTTACTCTTACGGTGATATTCAGCATGAAACTATTTTTGATAAAGAACAGGATCGATATTTGGTGATGATTCTTGGTCGAGAACCAGTGCCTGAACTTTCTGTAACTGCAACACGCCGCGTTCATGGCTGTCTGATTCACATTGATATTATTGATGGCAAAATTTGGATTCAACGTGATGGCACTGAAGATGGACTAGCAACGGAACTGGTGAGCGCTGGTGTGGCAAAGGATCAGATTGTATTAGGATTCCGTTCTGAAGAACTGCGGAAAAATTCCGAATTTGCGATCGCATAACCAACAATAGTTGAACTTCTGGATCGCTGACTGTAATATAGCGATCGCTATATTCTGCTGATTATTATCCCATGCCCAATGCCCCGTACCCCATGCCCCATACCCAATACCCAATAACCAAAAAATGGTTCCGAATTGGGATGTTGGGTATATTTATCCTCTCACTCGCCTTACGGTTTTGGGGACTGGAGCGATTCAACACTCTGGTATTTGATGAAGTTTACTTTGCCAAATTTGGTAATAATTATCTCACGCATACACCATTTTTTAATGCTCATCCGCCCCTCAGTCAATATATAATCGGCATTGGCATTTGGATTGGTAGTCACATTCCCTTTTGGCACGATACCGTAAATGGGCTGACAGGTTCAATGCGATCGCCTTGGACTTATCGGTGGTTAAATGCCCTCACCGGCTCATTTATTCCTTTAGTTGTGGCTGCGATCGCTTATCAGTTGAGTTATCGCCGTAGCTTTGCAATCATAGCAGGTTTGTTTACAGCTTGTGATGGCATCTTTCTAGTTGAATCTCGCTATGCTTTAAGTAATATTTATATCGTCATCTTTGGTTTATTAGGGCATTGGTTTTTATTATTGGCATTAGAGAACCACAATCGGCGACGTTCATTTTGGTTAGTTTTTGCTGGCATTGCTTTTGGTGCTTCAGTTGGTACTAAGTGGAATGGTTTATGGTTTCTATCGGGTGCTTATCTCATTTGGCTAGCAGCTTGGATAATTCGAGGAATCCATTCTTTTTCTAACTCCAAACTCTTTTTGAAAGAGGCAGGAGAGGAGCTAGAAAGCAGAATAGAGGAGGGAGGAGTTAGTACTTATTCTCCCCCATCCCTAGCATTTCCCTTATCTCAGACACCACTACAAAACTTGACTCAGCTAAATATTTTCCAGATGTTATTTTATCTAGGAATTATCCCAGCTTCTATCTACAGCATCATCTGGATTCCTCACCTTCAGTTAGATAAAACTTATGGATTTATAGAAGTACATCGGCAAATTTTGAAATTTCACTTACAGCTAGGTGGTAATAGTCCTAACGTACATCCTTATTGTGCTGCCTGGTACAAATGGCCTTTGATGACTCGACCAATGGCATATTATTATCAAACGGCTGAGAGTATCACCGAACCATTACCTGTAATGGGGCCACCTTTACCTGCCGGTACTGGAAAAGTTATTTATGATGTCCATGCAATGGGCAATCCCTTTTTATGGTGGTTTGGTGTCGCTGCCATATTGTTTTTAGTAGGGATGCTGGTATCACAGACAATAATTCCTTGGGTGAAGGAAAAGCGTTTTTCTGTGCCTACAACTCTGAGTGTTGATACTTGGATTGGTCTGTATTTAGTAATAAATTATACTGCCAACTTAGCGCCCTGGGTAGAGGTAACGAGGTGCGCTTTTATATACCATTATATGTGTGCATTAGTGTTTGTATTTTTAGCGATCGCTTGGTTTGTCGATCAGTGTCTTCGCAGTTATTATCAACAACTCCGGGTGCTAGGTGTCACCATTACTTTTATTATTCTCGCTGCTTTTATTTTCTGGATGCCTATTTATTTAGGTTTACCCCTCTCTCCTGACGGTTATAAGCTGCGAATGTGGTTTAACTCTTGGATCTGATTAAAGAGGGTATAGTACAAGCTTGCGGACAATATTTAAAACATTGACGGTACGGGCAATTCATGAATTGCCCCTACAACGTGTCCTTTTGCGTAAGTCCTAAATATTTATACTTACAAATCAGATATTTACAGCACTTTGCAAGTAAATGAAGTACTGCTTGGGGCTACGGTGAATTACCCCCCTTATAAAGGGGGGAAAAAGAAATCTAGTTCCCTCCCCTTTATAAGGGGAGGGTTAGGGTGGGGTATTTTTGTACCTCACCAACTCGCAATCTGCTGTAATGAATCAGGACTTACGCAAAATCATGAAAAAACGAACCGCAAAGGACACAAAGAAATAAGAGTTTCAGAGAGTTTTTGCGTAAGTCCTATAAATATACATACGCAACTGGCATATTTAGCCCAACATTTTATCAAAACTTATTTAGACCTTAATCTTCAGAATTTAAAAAGGTCATTAGTAGCTTAATCTATATCTATATATAAGTAAGTCAGCACGATCAAACCTATGTATGTTTAGTTTTGTAAAAATAATGGAATGACCAATTCCTAAGCTATTCGCTGATTTTACATTTCGTTACATAGCTTGGTTTTTTGATGCCTACTTACTTAGTAGAAAATACATAAAAAAATGTGGGCTACTAGTATAATAAGTTGGAAAATCTAAACACTCATTTAGAAATGCTTGACAAATTAGCCATCAAGCACAGGGCATTTGTGGAGCTACAAAAAAAACAAACAAATTCTTAAATTCTACGTATATGTCCGACTGCCAAGGGAAAACTGAAACTAACAACTTAAGTACATCTAGTGGCAAGTATTTAACAGCGTTTCAGAGGAAACTGCTACTACAAAATTTGGACAAAAGTCTAGTTGAATCCTACCGCCAACGAATTGAAATCATGTTGTTGGCAGATGAGGGGAAAACTCAAAGGTCGATTTGTCAAACTTTGGGATGTTGTGCAGCAACAGCACGATATTGGACACACATAGCCCAAAGTGGA
This Nostoc sp. KVJ3 DNA region includes the following protein-coding sequences:
- the ppsA gene encoding phosphoenolpyruvate synthase, yielding MTTVSKSTLSPSAQERSLILWFDEVGIADIPLVGGKNASLGEMIQQLTPKGINVPTGFATTAYAYRHFIQSAGLEAKLRKLFADLDVEDVKNLRERGKKARSLLIHTPFPIELREAIATAYHNLCEQYHAETDVAVRSSATAEDLPDASFAGQQETYLNVVGAEGVLAACHKCFASIFTDRAISYRHTKGFDHFSIALAVGVQKMVRSDLATSGVMFSIDTETGFKDAALITAAYGLGENVVQGSVNPDEYYVFKPTLKAGFRPIIDKKLGSKELKMIYDDGSKFTKNVSVSPSDRGKFALSDEEILQLGTWACLIEDHYSQVHGIFTPMDIEWAKDGITNQLFIVQARPETVQSQKTGNVLRSYRLVLGNREWGIGNGEKSSHSSLADSQSPIPLVTGSAIGEAISQGKARLILDVQKLEQFQPGEVLVTERTDPDWEPIMKRASAIVTNSGGRTCHAAIIARELGVPAIVGCGNATEILKPGQEVTISCAEGEEGKVYAGLLPFEVEEVPLENLPRTHTQILMNVGNPQEALSLSAIPNDGVGLARTEFIIANQIQIHPMALIHYELLKDEFVKAKIADITSLYDDKPQYFVDKLAQGIGRIAAAFYPKPVIVRMSDFKSNEYANLLGGRQFEPNEENPMLGWRGAARYYDEGYREAFALECHALKRVREEMGLTNVIPMIPFCRTPDEGRLVLTEMAKNGLKQGVDGLQVYVMCELPSNVILAEEFAEVFDGFSIGSNDLTQLTLGIDRDSALVARLFDERSPAVKRMVKMAIEAAKKCDRKIGICGQAPSDYPEFAQFLVEQGIDSISLNPDSVLKTMLEVAKAEGNNS
- a CDS encoding XisI protein, with amino-acid sequence MDTLEQYRQIICTILTEHTKIPYSYGDIQHETIFDKEQDRYLVMILGREPVPELSVTATRRVHGCLIHIDIIDGKIWIQRDGTEDGLATELVSAGVAKDQIVLGFRSEELRKNSEFAIA
- a CDS encoding dolichyl-phosphate-mannose--protein mannosyltransferase; the encoded protein is MLGIFILSLALRFWGLERFNTLVFDEVYFAKFGNNYLTHTPFFNAHPPLSQYIIGIGIWIGSHIPFWHDTVNGLTGSMRSPWTYRWLNALTGSFIPLVVAAIAYQLSYRRSFAIIAGLFTACDGIFLVESRYALSNIYIVIFGLLGHWFLLLALENHNRRRSFWLVFAGIAFGASVGTKWNGLWFLSGAYLIWLAAWIIRGIHSFSNSKLFLKEAGEELESRIEEGGVSTYSPPSLAFPLSQTPLQNLTQLNIFQMLFYLGIIPASIYSIIWIPHLQLDKTYGFIEVHRQILKFHLQLGGNSPNVHPYCAAWYKWPLMTRPMAYYYQTAESITEPLPVMGPPLPAGTGKVIYDVHAMGNPFLWWFGVAAILFLVGMLVSQTIIPWVKEKRFSVPTTLSVDTWIGLYLVINYTANLAPWVEVTRCAFIYHYMCALVFVFLAIAWFVDQCLRSYYQQLRVLGVTITFIILAAFIFWMPIYLGLPLSPDGYKLRMWFNSWI